TTATATTTTATTGATAGATGCTGATGAAGCTTTAAGTGATGAACTGCGTGCTTCAATCCGGGAAGTAAAAGCTAACTGGACCCATGACGGATATGAGTTCAACCGGTTGAATAGTTATTGCGGGAAATGGATCAGGCACAGTGGCTGGTATCCTGACCGGAAAATAAGGCTGTTCGACCGGAGAAAGGCCTTGGTCAAAGGGAAAAACCCGCATGATGTAATTGTCATGGCTGATAATTCGACCGTAAAGCACTTGAAAGGCGATTTGCTTCATTACACTTATTTATCGGTTGAAGATCACATCCACCAGATCAACAGGTTCACAGAGATCCAGGCCAGGGGAAGCTTTGAACGGGGAAGAAAGGCTTCTTACTTATCCATTTTTTTCAGCCCGCCTTATAAATTCATCCGGCATTATTTTTTCAGGCTCGGTTTTCTCGATGGTTATTATGGTTTTCTGATCTGCCGGAACTCTGCATATTCCAACTTCCTCAAACATGCTAAGCTTAAAGCGTTGTGGAAGATGAAGGGGCGAAAACATGAAAAATGAAAAATCGTCCATGTTCAATCGTCCATGAATTTGATTTGTACATTAAAATCCGGAAGTTTAATTTTTTACTTTTGCATACCAGATTGGGATGTTATCTCAGTTGGTTCAGCGCGTCCCGACTTAGTCGGGAAGGTCACTGGTTCAAGGGCAAAATTGAAATACCGGGATGTTAGCTCAGTTGGTTCAGAGCGCATGCTTCACACGCATGAGGTCACTGGTTCGAATCCAGTACATCCCACTCCATGAAAGTCAGTAATTCACATCGATAATTTGCTGACTTGTTTTTTATGTAGTGTAACATTTGGTGTATTTTTTCAACGCTTCTCTACTGCAATTGTTAATAACACCCCCTCCACACAGAGTATATTTCCATTTATCCTTATTAAGAGTTATGAAGACAATAAAAAAAATTTAGAAGGCCATTTTCTGCAAAATTTCCTAAAATCACTAATTTATAATTCTCCGGTTTTTTGGGGGGAGGTCACGTACCTTCTATAAATGTTGCACTCCTGCGGATGTTTACTTTGGAAGGGCTGATAAAAAAGTGAAGAAGAGAAAGAAAATAAAAATGCAACCCCTTAAAGAAAGAAAGTCAGAATATTAAAAAAAACCAAATTAACTTTATGTCATCAATGATCCTAAATACCGCCTTAAATATCGATCCTTATTTGTCCAGTTTATGCAGAAGACATACACTTTTACCCTTATAAAGACAATGGTTTTAAGAAAGAGAATTTAATGAAGAGTAATATTGGTTTTTTAAGTCTATTATTTATATCATTGCTGGTATTAGCTCAAAACCTTACCGCGCAGTACACTGTTCCCTCAAAAATGGGATGGTGGTACGAAGCCCGTTTTGGAATGTTTGTACATTTTGGATCCTATTCATACCTTGGTCATGGCGAATGGGCTTTTTTCTCTGAAAACTGGTCGAAAGCAAAATACCAAACCCGGGTTTCGGCTAAATTCAATCCAACTGGTTTCAATGCAGGAGCCATGGTACGATTGGCTAAAACTGCCGGTATGAAATACCTTGTTATAACGGCCAAGCATCATGAAGGCTTTTGTATGTGGCAAACAGCGGTTGAAAGCTTTAAGGATGCCGCTGGGACAAAGCTATACGATTTGCCCGGTTTTACAGCATTTAAGACCAGGGATATCTTACGGGAACTGAAGGACTCCTGCGAAGCGCAGGGAATTAAGTTCTGTTTGTACTATTCCATTTTGGATTGGAATCACCCCTCTCAGCGGGTTAATCGTTCATCTTATTATTCAGATATGGCTTCATCTTACGAAAGATATGCATATATCAATGATATGAAAACTCAATTAAGTGAACTGATAACGAAATATCATCCGGCTGTTCTGTGGTTTGATGGAGATTGGACCAAAAATTCCGGGGCAGCGACACTGTCTTCATGGTGGACAAAGTTTGATGGGATTGACCTGTATAATTACCTTATAGGATTGGATTCAAACCTGATTATTAATGAGCGGATTTGCAGAAGCTTTGGTATAGGGGATTTTGAATGTCCTGAACAGCAAGTGCCTGATGCCCCATTAAGCAGGCCATGGGAAACCTGCCAGACCATGAATGATTCCTGGGGCTATAATGCCGGGGACAATGCTTATAAAACTCCATCAACCCTGATATGGGAATTGGTTAAAGTTATATCAAGAGATGGTAATTACTTGCTAAATATCGGGCCCAAGGGTGATGGTACCGTTACAGACCAAACCATATCTATTATAAACGGCTTGGGAAACTGGATGAGTGTGTATGGTGAGAGTATTTATGGGACATACAGAAGTCCATACACCACTGAACCGAAGTGGGGCTTTTATACCAGGAAACCGGGAAAACTGTACGCTCATGTTTTTTCATGGCCAGTAAGCGGATTATTGAAGATTCCATCTCTTACGAATACCATCAACAAAATATACTTATTGAATGACACAACCGCATTATTAAATTATACCGACAGTATTGGGTACATTTGGATATCTGTGCCTGTAATTGCCCCAAATTCAATTAACTCCGTTGTAGCTATTGATGTTTCAGGAGTTCCAACAGCTTCTGACCAATAGGTTAAAGTAACTGGTATAGCTGCAAATGGTGAAGCCGGATTAAATACTATTGCGGACAATGGCGATACTTTGCAAATGTTAGCAATGGTATCACCGGTAAATGCTACCGATAAAACTATTGCCTGGTCAGTAAGTGATACAACAGTTGCTTTTATAAGCTCAAATGGTTTGTTAACCGCCAAAAACAACGGTACAATTACTGTAATAGCCACTGCTAATGATGGTTCCGATGTTCAGGGGAAATTACAGATAATCATCGGTCAGGTAAAGGATGGTGTAAATCTGAAAAAAAAATAGTGATTTTGAAATACAAGGTGCATGGTTAGTAACCCAATGTGATCCGAAAAGGTTCAGTAGTTGCATCATTTGGGCATGCAGGGTCAGCCCCGGGAATATATTAGGTTAAAATGATACATTATATTTCAAACCGCCCGGCCTTTGAGCTTGATTTCCGGCTCTGCTTCTGAACTCATTTCCGGAGGAATATCATTTAAAAACTGCATACGGTACTTATAAGGAGTAACCTTGAAATATTTTTTGAAGCATTTAATAAAGTGGCTGATGTCTGTAAAACCGGTGATATCGGCTATATCCATTATTTTAAGATCTGTTTCCCGCAATAATTTTCTTGCCCTTTGCAATCTTACCTGTATCAGATAATTAATCGGTGAAAGTCCCAGCGCACGAACGAAATTTCGTTGGAAATTCCTTACTGACATATTGGCTAAGCTGGCCATGTCTTTGATATATATTTTCCTGTCAGGATTATTCTCGAGAAATTCGATGACTTTGCCTATCCTTATAAGCGACCTGGCTTCTGTGGACCCAATCTTCGTGTAGTGCCGACAAAGTAAAACAATTAGTTCCTGGAAACGGTTACGCAAAATAATATCATAGCCTTCTTCCCTATTTTGCATTTCCTGGAACATTTCATTGATTATCGATTCAATTTTTGCTAACTCTTCCCGGTTCAACTTTAATTTGTTTTTAAAATGATCCCTTTCCCGGTAATTCGGTTCCAGGATGAACAAAGCATTGTAACCTTCAAGTTGTTTAATTCGGTCGGGAATCAGGTTTATTTTCTTGGTCTCTTCAAACATAACATTTACGATATCCACCTTTCCGGCCTCTTTGAAATAGTGGCTTTGATTGCCTTGCAAAACAAACACATCTCCGGCAGAAACGAGGTATTCATGAGCTTCCACAACCTGGACTCCCTGGCCGTCAATTATTATCACAATTTCCACAAAATCATGATAATGATTGATTTCTGTCAGGTCATGTTCGTGCGTTATTTCATGTTTTCTGTCGACCCGGTAAAGAATAACCGGGCAATTGTCATCTTTGAAATAGTTTAACCCTAAAGCTCTTGTAGACATATGGCATCTTTGAATTTGGCTAAAAATTACTACTTTTTGGCCATATTTTTAAACTGATCGGTTTTTTTTTTATGCATATTTACACAAAGTTAATAAAGAGTGATTAAAATCGGGGAAAATCATCAAAATATCGGATTATCAGGTTAATTTATTGCCGGCAGATATATTATATCCATGTTGACATTTAATACAGCAACCTTAACATATATCAGACTATCAGGCTCAAATTTCCATAAAAAAATATCTTTCTACTCTAAATATTTGTTAAAAATTCATTAATTTTAAGGGATGTGAATCATAATCTCTAATTAATATGCAACGAAAACCACACTTTGAAAAGTCAAAACTTACTTCGCATCAAAACATACCGAAGAAATGGTTTTTGGTATTATTGACTGTGATTTCATTCTTCCTTCTCCAGGCTGATTTATTTGCTCAGGAGAAAACAATTATTGGCACAGTCAAAAGTGTTGCGGATGAAATTACGATTCCAGGAGTGAATATTGTCGTCAAAGGGACGGATAAGGGAACGACTACGGATATTAATGGAAATTTCAGTATTTTGGTAAGTCCTCAGGATGTGCTTATGATTTCATTTATAGGTTATCAGACCCAGGAGGTATTGGTTGGCGACCGCCTGGAAATAAATGTGTCACTCGTTGAGGAAATATCCGAGCTTGATGAAATTGTAGTTATCGGATACGGGACCCAGAAGAAAAAACTTATTACAGGTGCTACTGACCAGGTTAAAGGAGAAGACCTGGAGCAGCGTAATACGATAAATGCCATTCAAGCACTTCAGGGGCTGACACCCGGAGTCAATATCACATCCACTTCAGGTCAGCCTGGCGAGGATTTAAAAGTAACCATACGCGGATTGGGGACGATTGGAGATGCCTCGCCTCTTTATTTAGTCGATGGCGTTCCTACAAGCGATATTGATTTTTTAAATCCTGCAGACATTGAATCGATCGACGTCCTGAAGGATGCAGCCTCCGCTGCCATTTATGGCAACCGTGGCGCTAATGGTGTTATACTGATTACCACCAGGACGGGAAAACATGTCACTGCCACCTCAGGAAAGTCCAGCAATTCCCTGGTTACGTTTGATGCATATTATGGAATTCAGAACCGGGAAAAGAAAATCAGCATGCTGAATTCAGAAGAGTATGCAGCGATCATCAATGAGCAGTACTTAAATTCCGGCGGAAGCCCCTCTAAACTTCCTTTCGACGTGAATAATCTTCCGGCTTATACCTCTGATGGTTATGCTAGTGCTGACTGGCTGGATGAGATGTTTGTCAGCAATGCAGTGACTCAGAATTATGTCATTGGCATGATGGGAGCCAACGAAATTTCTTCCTATTCAATGTCCATGTCATACACTGGCCAGGAAGGGATTGTCGGTGGCTCAGACCTTTCTGATTATAATCGTTTTGGGGGAAGGATCAATTCAGATCATAGTTTGTATAATGGTATCATTAAAGTCGGAGAAAATTTCAACTTTGCCTATGTGAAAAACAATGGCATCAGCGTCGGAAATCAGTATGACAACACCCTGAGAGGCGCCTTTAATTCGAGTCCATTGCTACCGGTTTACGATGACAACGGTGAGTTTTTCAATACGGCGGATGAGACCATCCTGGATCAGGATGGTAATTCTTACTGGAACGACCAGGAGGCAAATCCATATGGCAGCATGTACTATAATAATCAAAATGACAAGAATTCCCAGAAGATGGTAGGTAATGTTTTCGTCGAAATTAACATTTTGAAGAACCTGCAATTCCGTACCGCCCTGGGAATTGATCAGTATAGCAGGGGAGAAAGAGACTTCACGCCCATTTACCAGTTATCTGTTTACTCGTTTTCGAATTTCTCGAAAACATCACAGACTATGGAAAAAAGTCTGGCATTGAATTATGACAATTTATTGACTTATAACTTCGAATCTGGTGTTCATCGGATTGTGGCGATGGCCGGGATGACGGTATATAAGTATAATGGAACCTTTATGTACTCGGAAAACACTGATCTGGCATTTAATGACCTGGCCCATGCTTACCTCAATAACGCCACGAATGTGTCTAATGCTGCACAGATGAAAATTCAGGGGAAACCAAATGATGAAGACAAGTTGCTTTCCTATTTCGGACGGATCCAGTACGATTTAAAAGAAACTTATCTGCTGAATGCCACTTTCCGTGCTGACGGATCCTCCAAATTCGCCGAAGGCAACAGGTGGGGATACTTTCCTTCGGTTTCTGCCGGCTGGATCATGACTAATGAGCCGTTCATGAATGGAGTAAACAGCTATATAAATTTCCTGAAACTCCGGGCCAGTTGGGGGCAAAATGGAAGCTGTAAAACTGATCCGTTTAATTACCTCTCTCCGATTAAGTTTACCCAGGCCTCATATGTTTTCGGCGACGAGGAAGGGGTGAGTGAAAATGGTTCTTATCCGAGCCGCCTTTCCAATGAGAATTTGAAATGGGAAACTTCAGAACAGCTCAATATTGGATTCGACTCCAGGATTTTTAACAGTCAACTGCAAATCAATTTCGATTGGTACAGAAAGGTTACTAAAGACTGGTTAATTAA
This genomic stretch from Bacteroidales bacterium harbors:
- a CDS encoding glycosyltransferase family 2 protein; the protein is MPEISAVIITLNEELNIERCLQSVKEIADEIVVIDSFSTDRTEEICQKYGVKFSCHPFEGYVEQKSYVISQASNDYILLIDADEALSDELRASIREVKANWTHDGYEFNRLNSYCGKWIRHSGWYPDRKIRLFDRRKALVKGKNPHDVIVMADNSTVKHLKGDLLHYTYLSVEDHIHQINRFTEIQARGSFERGRKASYLSIFFSPPYKFIRHYFFRLGFLDGYYGFLICRNSAYSNFLKHAKLKALWKMKGRKHEK
- a CDS encoding alpha-L-fucosidase — its product is MKSNIGFLSLLFISLLVLAQNLTAQYTVPSKMGWWYEARFGMFVHFGSYSYLGHGEWAFFSENWSKAKYQTRVSAKFNPTGFNAGAMVRLAKTAGMKYLVITAKHHEGFCMWQTAVESFKDAAGTKLYDLPGFTAFKTRDILRELKDSCEAQGIKFCLYYSILDWNHPSQRVNRSSYYSDMASSYERYAYINDMKTQLSELITKYHPAVLWFDGDWTKNSGAATLSSWWTKFDGIDLYNYLIGLDSNLIINERICRSFGIGDFECPEQQVPDAPLSRPWETCQTMNDSWGYNAGDNAYKTPSTLIWELVKVISRDGNYLLNIGPKGDGTVTDQTISIINGLGNWMSVYGESIYGTYRSPYTTEPKWGFYTRKPGKLYAHVFSWPVSGLLKIPSLTNTINKIYLLNDTTALLNYTDSIGYIWISVPVIAPNSINSVVAIDVSGVPTASDQ
- a CDS encoding Ig-like domain-containing protein, with protein sequence MLAMVSPVNATDKTIAWSVSDTTVAFISSNGLLTAKNNGTITVIATANDGSDVQGKLQIIIGQVKDGVNLKKK
- a CDS encoding AraC family transcriptional regulator, which produces MSTRALGLNYFKDDNCPVILYRVDRKHEITHEHDLTEINHYHDFVEIVIIIDGQGVQVVEAHEYLVSAGDVFVLQGNQSHYFKEAGKVDIVNVMFEETKKINLIPDRIKQLEGYNALFILEPNYRERDHFKNKLKLNREELAKIESIINEMFQEMQNREEGYDIILRNRFQELIVLLCRHYTKIGSTEARSLIRIGKVIEFLENNPDRKIYIKDMASLANMSVRNFQRNFVRALGLSPINYLIQVRLQRARKLLRETDLKIMDIADITGFTDISHFIKCFKKYFKVTPYKYRMQFLNDIPPEMSSEAEPEIKLKGRAV
- a CDS encoding TonB-dependent receptor, which produces MQRKPHFEKSKLTSHQNIPKKWFLVLLTVISFFLLQADLFAQEKTIIGTVKSVADEITIPGVNIVVKGTDKGTTTDINGNFSILVSPQDVLMISFIGYQTQEVLVGDRLEINVSLVEEISELDEIVVIGYGTQKKKLITGATDQVKGEDLEQRNTINAIQALQGLTPGVNITSTSGQPGEDLKVTIRGLGTIGDASPLYLVDGVPTSDIDFLNPADIESIDVLKDAASAAIYGNRGANGVILITTRTGKHVTATSGKSSNSLVTFDAYYGIQNREKKISMLNSEEYAAIINEQYLNSGGSPSKLPFDVNNLPAYTSDGYASADWLDEMFVSNAVTQNYVIGMMGANEISSYSMSMSYTGQEGIVGGSDLSDYNRFGGRINSDHSLYNGIIKVGENFNFAYVKNNGISVGNQYDNTLRGAFNSSPLLPVYDDNGEFFNTADETILDQDGNSYWNDQEANPYGSMYYNNQNDKNSQKMVGNVFVEINILKNLQFRTALGIDQYSRGERDFTPIYQLSVYSFSNFSKTSQTMEKSLALNYDNLLTYNFESGVHRIVAMAGMTVYKYNGTFMYSENTDLAFNDLAHAYLNNATNVSNAAQMKIQGKPNDEDKLLSYFGRIQYDLKETYLLNATFRADGSSKFAEGNRWGYFPSVSAGWIMTNEPFMNGVNSYINFLKLRASWGQNGSCKTDPFNYLSPIKFTQASYVFGDEEGVSENGSYPSRLSNENLKWETSEQLNIGFDSRIFNSQLQINFDWYRKVTKDWLIKAPTYATAGTDAPYINGGNVINSGVELAMIYNGNAGDFNYQINVNGAYNKNNVTDIPTEDGIIHGATNTLYNNSSEFYRAESGHAIGYFWGWETDGLFQTTVDVSQHISSDGTIIQPNAKPGDLRYIDQNDDAVIDDLDKVDLGDPIPDFLYGLNFSCDYKGIDFLLIATGVAGNQIVQSYRSQTDRYTNYTTEILDRWTGPGTSNTIPRVTNNNINYKFSDIFVKNGSYLRISNITLGYDLIKVIKANYISQLRIYFSVQNLYTFTKYSGMDPEVGYGFDNGATDKFSSGIDLGFYPHPRTMLLGVNVKF